The window CCAAGGTGGCCGGCACCTACGCCGGCTGGAACGTCGACCCGGACACCCAGATCTGCGTCACGTGCGGCGCCACCGAGGCGATGATCGCGACGATGCTCGGGCTCGTCGACCCGGGCGACGAGGTCATCCTGTTCGAGCCGTTCTACGAGAACTACGGCCCGGACGCGGTGCTGTCCGGCGCCGTGCCGCGGCTGGTGAAGCTGCGCGCCCCGGACTGGAGCTTCGACGAGGCGGAGCTGCGCGCCGCCTTCTCCGACCGCACCAGGGCCATCGTCATCAACACACCGCACAACCCGACCGGCAAGATGTTCAGCCAGGCCGAGCTGGACGTCATCGCCGAGCTCTGCCAGCGCCACGACGTCCTGGTCATCACCGACGAGATCTACGAGCACATCCACTACCTGGGTCCCGGCGGGCACGTGCCGCCGGCGACCGTGCCGGGCCTCGCCGACCGCACGGTGACGGTCAACGCGCTGTCGAAGACCTACGCGGTCACCGGCTGGCGGGTTGGCTGGACGATCGCCCCGGCGGCGCTCACCGCGGGTATCCGCAAGGTGCACGACTTCCTCACGGTGGGCGCCGCGGCCCCGCTCCAGGCCGCGGGCGTGGCGGCGATGGGCCTGCCGACGAGCTACTACACCGATCTCGCGGCCGCCTACCGGACCCGGCGCGACCTGCTGTGCGACGCGCTCACCGAGGTCGGATTCGGGGTCAGCCAACCCTCGGGCGCGTACTACGTGATGTGCGACACCAGCGCCCTCGACCCGGCCGGAGACGATGTCGCGTTCGCCCGGCGGCTGGTGAGCGAGATCGGCGTCGCGGCCGTCCCCGGCTCGTCGTTCTTCGCCGACCCGGCCGACGGCCGCCACATCATCCGGTTCGCGTTCCCGAAACGGGAGGAGACCCTGCGCGAGGCCGCCAGCCGTCTCCGCAAGCTGGCCTAGGCCAAAGTCGCTCCCCCGGAAGATCGGCTGGCGCCGACCTCCCGGGGACCCCTATGGCGATGATGGCGGAGCCTCGCGTGGCTGGAGGCCGTCAG of the Pseudofrankia saprophytica genome contains:
- a CDS encoding aminotransferase class I/II-fold pyridoxal phosphate-dependent enzyme → MASKISHSQPAPVVGAARLSAKAATFTESVIREMTRLAVAHGAVNLAQGFPDFSCPVELKDAAKAAIDADDNQYAITWGAPAFRAAIAAKVAGTYAGWNVDPDTQICVTCGATEAMIATMLGLVDPGDEVILFEPFYENYGPDAVLSGAVPRLVKLRAPDWSFDEAELRAAFSDRTRAIVINTPHNPTGKMFSQAELDVIAELCQRHDVLVITDEIYEHIHYLGPGGHVPPATVPGLADRTVTVNALSKTYAVTGWRVGWTIAPAALTAGIRKVHDFLTVGAAAPLQAAGVAAMGLPTSYYTDLAAAYRTRRDLLCDALTEVGFGVSQPSGAYYVMCDTSALDPAGDDVAFARRLVSEIGVAAVPGSSFFADPADGRHIIRFAFPKREETLREAASRLRKLA